A region from the Actinoplanes sp. OR16 genome encodes:
- a CDS encoding SpoIIE family protein phosphatase — protein MPLPQVGEVPALDRIAALVRATLSVPEVRIGPPAAGASVQDGAAAVPITGAGGEALGTLCAIGPKGRRWSDDDLALLTGFAGACAEILRLQDVNAALRRRKEQATAQGESADAAFDRSQLLLRASVALASTGTAEDVVAVVRDLVTGTMNPAYVGISVAGGNDRISLQSGRSLPSSVAERWNLYDSAATTPSALAARTGAPVLLPDLAAVRALAPDAAATFMEMGWQSAAGVPLPGPDGPVGALTFVWKQPYTLDAAEQATLAALAGYVATALRRADYLSSRENAAMVLQTSLLSDLPDAAPFALAARYEPASRGEHVGGDWYDAVAVSKDRLAVVVGDVTGHDMRAAARMGRLRSKLRLLLVDRRESPSALLLRLDAASQALHDLITATAVLAYLEPEPGRPGHRLTWSNAGHPDPLLITGAGARPLSGHDPLLGLRAGIPRTDNSCHLPPGSTVLFYTDGLIETRRDSLDERERRLWAVASDHARTPLPLLLDRLYAEFAGDDHEDDVVMIAARTPPA, from the coding sequence ATGCCTCTGCCGCAGGTGGGAGAGGTTCCCGCGCTGGACCGGATAGCCGCGCTGGTCCGCGCCACCCTGAGCGTGCCCGAGGTGCGGATCGGCCCGCCGGCCGCCGGCGCGAGCGTGCAGGACGGCGCCGCCGCGGTCCCGATCACCGGCGCCGGCGGCGAGGCCCTCGGAACCCTCTGCGCGATCGGCCCGAAGGGACGCCGGTGGAGCGACGACGACCTGGCGCTGCTCACCGGGTTCGCCGGCGCCTGCGCGGAGATCCTGCGGCTGCAGGACGTCAACGCCGCGCTGCGGCGGCGCAAGGAGCAGGCCACGGCGCAGGGCGAATCGGCCGACGCGGCGTTCGACCGCAGTCAGCTGCTGCTGCGGGCCAGCGTCGCGCTGGCGAGCACCGGCACCGCCGAGGACGTCGTCGCCGTCGTGCGGGACCTGGTCACCGGCACGATGAACCCGGCCTACGTCGGGATCTCGGTGGCCGGCGGCAACGACCGGATCTCGCTGCAGTCGGGCCGGTCGCTGCCATCGTCGGTCGCCGAGCGCTGGAACCTCTACGACAGCGCCGCGACCACCCCGTCCGCGCTCGCCGCCCGCACCGGCGCTCCGGTGCTGCTGCCCGACCTCGCCGCGGTCCGTGCCCTCGCCCCGGACGCGGCCGCGACGTTCATGGAGATGGGCTGGCAGTCCGCGGCCGGCGTGCCGCTACCCGGCCCGGACGGCCCGGTGGGGGCGCTGACGTTCGTCTGGAAACAGCCCTACACCCTGGACGCCGCCGAGCAGGCGACCCTCGCGGCCCTGGCCGGGTACGTGGCGACGGCGCTGCGGCGCGCCGACTACCTGTCGTCCCGGGAGAACGCGGCGATGGTCCTGCAGACATCGCTGCTGTCCGACCTGCCGGACGCCGCGCCGTTCGCGCTGGCCGCCCGCTACGAGCCGGCGTCCCGGGGTGAGCACGTCGGCGGCGACTGGTACGACGCGGTCGCCGTGTCCAAGGACCGGCTCGCGGTGGTCGTCGGCGACGTCACCGGCCACGACATGCGGGCCGCCGCGCGGATGGGCCGGCTGCGCAGCAAACTGCGGCTGCTGCTGGTCGACCGCCGCGAGTCGCCGTCGGCCCTGCTGCTCCGGCTCGACGCCGCCAGCCAGGCGCTCCACGACCTGATCACCGCGACCGCCGTGCTGGCCTACCTGGAGCCGGAACCGGGCCGGCCCGGCCACCGGCTGACCTGGTCGAACGCCGGCCACCCGGACCCGCTGCTGATCACCGGCGCCGGAGCGCGGCCGCTGAGCGGCCACGATCCGCTGCTGGGGTTGCGGGCCGGCATCCCGCGGACCGACAACAGCTGTCACCTGCCGCCGGGCTCGACGGTGCTGTTCTACACCGACGGCCTGATCGAGACCCGGCGCGATTCGCTGGACGAGCGGGAACGGCGCCTGTGGGCGGTCGCCAGCGACCACGCCCGCACGCCGCTCCCCCTGCTGCTCGACCGGCTCTACGCGGAGTTCGCCGGCGACGACCACGAGGACGACGTCGTCATGATCGCGGCGCGGACCCCACCGGCCTGA
- a CDS encoding serine hydrolase: MSTSMSRRSALGLGAVAAAAGAAVSSPAQAAPAGKNAIRRVYAREKAEAGGVWHTHIAAVGADGTPRAIVEDDADHVTYGYSVQKLAVATAVMDKIDRGLLTLGTKLDLPADIILGGSGIYHLHRVWGDEITVGNFLTAMLLVSDNTAVRMCGRVVPALEINEILAAKGFVHTRVEPVANPNRFFLGTTTPREMHDLLWRLATKTLLKPESCDFLLSVTRWVNGYHDGVRRVMSSKERERVATKYGADFNALGESRHEAGVMFSADGLPLLTYAMFAEGLGDPENYGATHPAVEAHARIGRTLFDNLPAVSAVVPRTLPKRFHPNHGG, translated from the coding sequence ATGTCGACGAGCATGTCCCGGCGCTCGGCACTGGGTCTCGGCGCGGTGGCGGCGGCTGCCGGAGCGGCGGTGAGCAGCCCGGCGCAGGCGGCGCCGGCCGGCAAGAACGCCATCCGCAGGGTGTACGCCCGGGAGAAGGCCGAGGCCGGCGGTGTGTGGCACACGCACATCGCGGCGGTCGGCGCCGACGGCACGCCCCGGGCGATCGTCGAGGACGACGCCGACCACGTGACGTACGGGTACAGCGTGCAGAAGCTGGCCGTCGCCACCGCGGTGATGGACAAGATCGACCGCGGGCTGCTGACCCTCGGCACGAAGCTCGACCTGCCCGCCGACATCATCCTCGGCGGCTCCGGCATCTACCATCTGCACCGGGTGTGGGGCGACGAGATCACCGTCGGGAACTTCCTGACCGCGATGCTGCTGGTCTCCGACAACACCGCCGTGCGGATGTGCGGCCGGGTGGTCCCGGCGCTGGAGATCAACGAGATCCTGGCGGCGAAGGGCTTCGTCCACACCCGGGTCGAGCCGGTGGCCAACCCGAACCGCTTCTTCCTGGGCACCACGACGCCGCGGGAGATGCATGACCTGCTCTGGCGGCTGGCCACCAAGACCCTGCTGAAGCCGGAGTCCTGCGACTTCCTGCTGAGCGTCACCCGGTGGGTCAACGGTTACCACGACGGGGTGCGCCGGGTCATGTCGTCGAAGGAGCGCGAGCGGGTCGCCACCAAGTACGGCGCCGACTTCAACGCACTCGGCGAGTCCCGGCACGAGGCGGGCGTCATGTTCAGCGCGGACGGGCTGCCGCTGCTGACGTACGCCATGTTCGCCGAAGGTCTGGGCGACCCGGAGAATTACGGCGCCACCCACCCGGCCGTCGAGGCGCATGCGAGGATCGGCCGTACCCTGTTCGACAACCTGCCGGCGGTCTCGGCCGTGGTGCCTCGGACCCTGCCGAAGAGGTTCCACCCCAACCACGGCGGCTAG
- a CDS encoding thioredoxin domain-containing protein, whose protein sequence is MRTSRSQARQQVVRRRNKRLGIAAVAVVAFLGVVLTAQFTGNPGPSATPASSAGPAGMTRPGQNAAMTIGDPAAPVVMVQWTDMRCPFCAVFNRETLPVLRREYVDTGKIRIEIRDVAFFGAESEDGAVAARAAAMQGRFFEFLTALYAGAPDSGHPDLPREKLIAFAHEAGVPDIPKFTADLDRPGLRVAARASNAEAARLGVGSVPFFLAGDKTLSGAQPITVFRSYLDDAIAAAG, encoded by the coding sequence ATGAGAACCTCCCGATCTCAGGCCCGGCAGCAGGTCGTCCGGCGCCGCAACAAGCGTCTCGGCATCGCAGCGGTCGCGGTCGTCGCCTTCCTCGGCGTGGTGCTGACCGCCCAGTTCACCGGCAACCCCGGCCCGTCCGCCACACCGGCGTCCTCGGCGGGCCCGGCCGGCATGACCCGCCCCGGGCAGAACGCCGCGATGACGATCGGCGACCCGGCCGCACCGGTCGTCATGGTGCAGTGGACCGACATGCGCTGCCCGTTCTGCGCCGTCTTCAACCGGGAGACGCTGCCGGTGCTGCGGCGCGAATACGTCGACACTGGCAAGATCCGCATCGAGATCCGGGACGTCGCCTTCTTCGGCGCCGAATCCGAGGACGGCGCCGTCGCCGCTCGAGCCGCCGCCATGCAGGGCCGATTCTTCGAGTTCCTCACCGCCCTGTACGCCGGAGCGCCCGACAGCGGGCACCCGGACCTGCCGCGCGAGAAACTGATCGCGTTCGCGCATGAGGCCGGCGTACCGGATATCCCGAAATTCACCGCCGACCTGGACCGACCCGGACTGCGCGTGGCGGCGCGGGCCAGCAACGCGGAGGCGGCGCGGCTCGGCGTCGGAAGCGTCCCGTTCTTCCTGGCCGGCGACAAGACGCTGTCCGGCGCCCAGCCCATCACCGTGTTCCGCAGCTATCTGGACGACGCCATCGCCGCGGCCGGCTGA
- a CDS encoding dihydrofolate reductase family protein, with amino-acid sequence MPHTTSHMSISLDGFAAGPDQSRENPLGRRGIEVHTWHIGDPRATAEDKAAAEWLMRPRGAYVMGRNMYGPVRGGWDTEDEWTGWWGPEPPYHAPVFVLTHHAHDPIPMEGGTTFHFVTGGFDAAYAAACEAAGDQGVDIAGGASTVRQALNAGVVDEFTVDIAPVLLGSGERLFDGVESFGYEPVEVLHSPLATHIRYLRIS; translated from the coding sequence GTGCCGCACACTACCAGCCACATGTCGATCTCACTGGACGGTTTCGCCGCCGGGCCGGACCAGAGCCGGGAGAACCCGCTGGGCAGGCGTGGCATCGAGGTGCACACCTGGCACATCGGCGATCCGCGCGCCACCGCGGAGGACAAGGCGGCGGCCGAGTGGCTGATGCGGCCGCGCGGGGCATACGTGATGGGCCGCAACATGTACGGCCCGGTCCGCGGCGGCTGGGACACCGAGGACGAGTGGACCGGCTGGTGGGGTCCGGAGCCGCCGTACCACGCTCCGGTGTTCGTGCTGACCCACCACGCGCACGACCCGATCCCGATGGAGGGCGGCACCACCTTCCACTTCGTGACCGGCGGGTTCGACGCCGCCTACGCCGCCGCGTGCGAAGCGGCCGGCGACCAGGGCGTGGACATCGCCGGCGGGGCGTCGACGGTGCGGCAGGCGCTGAACGCCGGGGTGGTCGACGAGTTCACCGTCGACATCGCGCCGGTGCTGCTCGGCTCCGGCGAGCGGCTGTTCGACGGCGTCGAGTCGTTCGGCTACGAGCCGGTCGAGGTGCTGCACTCGCCGCTGGCCACGCACATCCGCTACCTGCGGATCAGCTGA
- a CDS encoding multidrug effflux MFS transporter, with product MTPSELGLSPGEKLPLGRRFRIVLVLGFLTALGPLTIDMYLPSLPTITTDLQTTAAAVQLTLTGTLIGLAFGQLLVGPLSDAIGRRIPLLAGIGVHVLASVLCVLAPNLAVLGSLRVLQGLGAAAAAVVAMAMVRDLFDGMAAARLFSRLMLVVGVAPILAPTIGGLVLNWTSWRGVFVVLTVIGVAIMAASAVVLPETLPASRRRNGGVVGTVRDYGSLFQDRVYVGLILVAGLAMAALFAYVSGASFVFQDEYGMSEQQFALVFAAGAVGLIAATQLNVRLLRRWTPQQIMSFALLAGLAFGAVLLVLAATGIGGLTGILIPLWLVLTMVGLAMPNAPALALNRHGEAAGTAAALLGAVQFGVGALAAPLVGVLGVGSVAMAVVVFGGMLAATLVCFLVVQPHRLPVQDLEPSLAVVH from the coding sequence GTGACCCCGTCCGAGCTCGGACTCTCTCCCGGAGAGAAGCTCCCCCTCGGGCGCCGTTTCCGGATCGTTCTCGTGCTCGGCTTCCTGACCGCGCTCGGGCCCCTCACGATCGACATGTACCTGCCGTCGCTCCCGACGATCACCACCGACCTGCAGACCACCGCCGCCGCCGTGCAGCTCACGCTCACCGGCACGCTGATCGGGCTGGCGTTCGGCCAGCTGCTGGTCGGCCCGCTCTCCGACGCGATCGGCCGGCGGATCCCGCTGCTCGCCGGCATCGGCGTGCACGTGCTCGCTTCGGTGCTCTGCGTGCTCGCGCCGAACCTGGCCGTTCTCGGCTCGCTGCGCGTCCTGCAGGGCCTGGGTGCCGCCGCGGCCGCCGTCGTCGCGATGGCGATGGTCCGTGACCTGTTCGACGGGATGGCCGCCGCCCGGCTGTTCTCCCGGCTGATGCTGGTCGTCGGCGTCGCGCCGATCCTGGCCCCGACCATCGGCGGCCTGGTGCTGAACTGGACGTCCTGGCGCGGCGTCTTCGTCGTGCTCACGGTCATCGGTGTCGCGATCATGGCGGCGTCGGCGGTGGTGCTGCCCGAGACGCTGCCGGCTTCGCGCCGGCGCAACGGCGGCGTCGTCGGCACGGTGCGTGATTACGGATCGCTTTTCCAAGACCGCGTGTACGTCGGACTGATCCTGGTAGCGGGTCTCGCCATGGCGGCGCTGTTCGCGTACGTGAGCGGGGCGTCGTTCGTCTTCCAGGACGAGTACGGCATGAGCGAGCAGCAGTTCGCCCTGGTCTTCGCGGCCGGCGCGGTCGGCCTGATCGCCGCCACCCAGCTCAACGTCCGGCTGCTGCGCCGCTGGACCCCGCAGCAGATCATGAGCTTCGCGCTGCTGGCCGGCCTGGCGTTCGGCGCGGTCCTGCTGGTCCTCGCGGCCACCGGCATCGGCGGGCTGACCGGCATCCTGATCCCGCTCTGGCTGGTGCTGACCATGGTGGGGCTTGCCATGCCGAACGCCCCGGCCCTGGCGCTGAACCGGCACGGCGAGGCGGCCGGCACGGCGGCGGCCCTGCTCGGTGCGGTGCAATTCGGCGTGGGCGCGCTCGCCGCGCCGCTGGTCGGCGTACTAGGGGTGGGCTCTGTCGCGATGGCGGTGGTGGTCTTCGGTGGCATGCTCGCGGCGACGCTGGTCTGTTTCCTGGTGGTTCAGCCGCACCGGCTGCCGGTGCAGGATCTCGAGCCGTCCCTGGCCGTCGTGCACTGA
- a CDS encoding HEPN domain-containing protein codes for MSQPHILDQNARLGFVEIPGSPEGPMPALVRIEDDDGIDVDIPFSPTRAVENIFGRLPKTPPYLHFRDNKGGLTFGDCYGRRNTMDMGTRYGRWSIRAAFAVEGDDFTDDAVKKVVKIQSELTGIHQWMSWPNTFMTLKEGPDGSTEEVGITKKVLASVEVHDGDTRLRIIPTFRTKDFAFSGEDSTIETYTAEATSWADHFPLHYAIRTLVALCFWQSADFLSHRLRHSGEEPTLPNGAKKAPPLRRLHFLHHTRRTSRATRPPVEAKSEHIYFSDLGTDGIGRFIELSRTHARAIAPLMSYLYLTENPVETQMTHVGICLEALRYADRVRAGDSPNAANAESISARALALANGAPGVIKDLLGDTGEWSRKLADSYNSVKHANRSPFDPGDTFWLARSGALLARVCLLQRAGVQDEAIGRFARSPWWHPMKEGVASVLAAG; via the coding sequence GTGAGTCAGCCCCACATTCTCGACCAGAACGCTCGCCTCGGATTTGTGGAGATTCCGGGATCACCAGAAGGCCCGATGCCGGCACTCGTCCGCATCGAGGACGACGACGGGATCGATGTCGACATTCCTTTCTCTCCGACCAGGGCCGTAGAGAATATCTTCGGCCGACTGCCGAAAACGCCACCGTATCTGCACTTCCGCGACAACAAGGGAGGCCTGACATTCGGCGATTGTTACGGTCGCCGAAACACTATGGATATGGGCACCAGATATGGTCGATGGTCGATCAGAGCCGCCTTCGCCGTCGAGGGTGATGACTTCACCGACGACGCGGTGAAAAAAGTTGTTAAAATTCAGTCGGAATTAACCGGAATCCACCAATGGATGTCCTGGCCGAATACGTTCATGACCCTCAAGGAGGGCCCCGACGGCTCCACTGAAGAAGTCGGCATAACTAAGAAGGTTCTCGCTTCCGTGGAAGTTCACGACGGTGACACACGGCTCCGGATTATCCCCACTTTTCGAACCAAGGACTTCGCCTTCTCCGGCGAAGACAGCACGATCGAAACGTATACCGCCGAAGCAACTTCATGGGCCGATCACTTCCCTCTGCACTACGCGATCAGGACGCTGGTGGCACTCTGCTTCTGGCAATCCGCGGATTTCCTGTCGCATAGACTTCGCCATAGCGGCGAAGAGCCGACACTGCCCAACGGAGCAAAGAAGGCACCTCCGTTGCGGAGACTGCATTTCCTGCACCACACGCGCCGCACATCCCGAGCCACCCGTCCTCCGGTTGAGGCGAAGTCGGAGCACATCTACTTTTCGGATCTGGGAACCGATGGAATCGGGCGTTTCATCGAGCTGAGTCGGACGCACGCCAGGGCGATTGCACCGTTGATGTCTTACCTCTATCTGACCGAGAACCCGGTAGAAACACAGATGACCCATGTCGGGATCTGCCTCGAAGCGCTTCGTTACGCGGATCGAGTCCGGGCCGGAGATTCACCGAACGCGGCCAACGCCGAATCCATCAGCGCCCGGGCCCTGGCGCTGGCCAACGGAGCTCCCGGAGTCATCAAAGATCTTCTCGGCGACACCGGCGAGTGGAGCAGAAAGCTCGCCGACTCCTACAATTCCGTCAAACACGCCAATCGCTCACCCTTCGACCCGGGCGACACCTTCTGGCTGGCGAGAAGCGGCGCGCTACTTGCCCGTGTGTGTCTCCTGCAGCGAGCGGGTGTCCAGGACGAGGCGATCGGGCGCTTCGCGCGCTCGCCATGGTGGCATCCGATGAAGGAGGGGGTGGCCTCGGTTCTGGCTGCCGGCTGA
- a CDS encoding bifunctional diguanylate cyclase/phosphodiesterase encodes MRRVDLWCWWVAAGVAAIAGYYLLPGGGMARDLAYNGIGLVSVVAILAGVRLHRPARPAMWYWFAAGQAASAAGDLTWNYYVYVLHQEPYPSAADIFYLAGYPLLAAGLWLLVRGRGGGLAEPAIVGVGLGLVFWVFVLHPIAADTSVTGLEQAISTAYPAADALLLAFLARLFLTRAGTASTRLLAVAAVLLLIADVGYSVDTLYSGGDGDEFTAGWLLSYVVWAAAALHPSISGAAEPRAGGGDSRLGRIQAVVLSASALLSPAMLFLPDVGDNALDRAAIGASSVVLFLLVIARVFGLARRVRGQAAELRHIVMHDDLTGLPNRRRFDQLLAASAHPWVVFVGLDGLKNINDELGRPVGDRVLAVLAGRIAISAAAPGRIAVSAAAAGRIAVSAAAAARIGDDEFAVLLPTAADAALTAERLAASLAEPVTAGDHELLVGAAIGVAGAADPVEVLRRAEAAMHAAKETGEPCRTWTADLDERAGEHARLGAELRAALDAGQFQVVYQPIVAVPEGRIAAVEALVRWHHPQRGTVSPALFIPVAEHNGLIIELGAWILRTACERMARWRADLGDAAPDRVSVNVSARQLARPGFSRTVTEALDLAGLPPECLTVEVTETAVFGGGQAVTALHELRAAGVRIALDDFGTGHSSLGLLHTVPVDVLKVDKSFVDDITSAGRHQVIARALIQVTDGLGLTAVAEGVETAEQAEVLYALGYRLLQGYYYGRPAAELPLAASGNAHL; translated from the coding sequence GTGCGGCGGGTGGATCTGTGGTGCTGGTGGGTCGCGGCGGGAGTCGCGGCGATCGCCGGGTACTACCTGCTGCCCGGCGGCGGCATGGCCCGCGACCTGGCCTACAACGGCATCGGCCTGGTGTCGGTGGTGGCGATCCTGGCCGGTGTCCGGCTGCACCGGCCGGCCCGCCCGGCGATGTGGTACTGGTTCGCCGCCGGTCAGGCCGCCTCCGCCGCCGGTGACCTGACCTGGAACTACTACGTCTACGTGCTGCATCAGGAGCCGTATCCGTCCGCCGCCGACATCTTCTACCTGGCCGGCTATCCGCTGCTCGCCGCCGGGTTGTGGCTGCTGGTGCGCGGGCGTGGCGGCGGTCTCGCCGAGCCGGCCATCGTCGGGGTCGGGCTCGGCCTGGTGTTCTGGGTGTTCGTGCTGCATCCGATCGCCGCGGACACCTCGGTCACCGGTCTGGAACAGGCCATCAGCACCGCCTACCCGGCCGCCGACGCGCTGCTGCTCGCCTTCCTCGCCCGGCTCTTCCTCACCCGGGCCGGCACCGCCAGCACCCGGCTGCTCGCGGTCGCCGCCGTCCTGCTGCTGATCGCCGACGTGGGCTATTCGGTCGACACCCTCTACTCCGGTGGGGACGGCGATGAGTTCACCGCCGGCTGGCTTCTCTCGTACGTCGTCTGGGCCGCGGCAGCCCTGCACCCGTCGATCAGCGGGGCGGCCGAGCCACGGGCGGGCGGCGGCGACTCCCGCCTCGGGCGGATCCAGGCCGTGGTGCTCAGCGCCAGCGCCCTGCTGTCCCCGGCCATGCTGTTCCTGCCGGACGTCGGCGACAACGCGCTCGACCGGGCGGCCATCGGCGCCAGTTCCGTCGTGCTGTTCCTGCTCGTCATCGCCCGGGTGTTCGGCCTGGCCCGGCGGGTGCGCGGGCAGGCCGCCGAACTGCGGCACATCGTCATGCACGACGACCTGACCGGGCTGCCGAACCGCCGCCGGTTCGACCAGTTGCTGGCCGCGTCCGCGCATCCGTGGGTCGTCTTCGTCGGTCTCGACGGCCTCAAGAACATCAACGACGAGCTGGGCCGGCCGGTCGGCGACCGGGTCCTGGCCGTGCTCGCCGGTCGCATCGCGATCTCCGCCGCCGCGCCCGGCCGGATCGCTGTCTCCGCTGCCGCGGCCGGCCGGATCGCTGTCTCCGCTGCCGCGGCGGCCCGTATCGGTGACGACGAGTTCGCGGTGCTGCTGCCGACCGCCGCGGACGCCGCCCTGACCGCCGAACGGCTCGCCGCGAGCCTGGCCGAACCGGTCACCGCCGGCGACCACGAACTGCTCGTCGGCGCGGCGATCGGCGTGGCCGGGGCCGCCGACCCGGTGGAGGTGCTGCGCCGCGCCGAAGCCGCGATGCACGCCGCCAAGGAGACCGGCGAGCCCTGCCGGACCTGGACCGCCGACCTCGACGAACGCGCCGGCGAGCACGCCCGCCTCGGCGCCGAACTGCGCGCCGCCCTGGACGCCGGCCAGTTCCAGGTCGTCTACCAGCCGATCGTCGCCGTCCCGGAGGGCCGGATCGCCGCCGTCGAGGCCCTGGTCCGCTGGCACCACCCGCAGCGCGGCACGGTCAGCCCGGCCCTTTTCATCCCGGTGGCCGAGCACAACGGCCTGATCATCGAACTCGGCGCGTGGATCCTGCGGACCGCCTGCGAGCGGATGGCCCGCTGGCGCGCCGACCTCGGCGACGCCGCACCCGACCGGGTCAGCGTCAACGTCTCCGCTCGTCAGCTGGCGCGGCCGGGCTTCTCCCGTACCGTGACCGAGGCCTTGGACCTTGCGGGCCTGCCTCCGGAATGCCTGACCGTCGAGGTGACCGAGACCGCTGTCTTCGGTGGTGGCCAGGCCGTCACGGCGCTGCACGAACTGCGTGCGGCCGGGGTGCGCATCGCGCTCGACGACTTCGGGACCGGCCACTCCTCGCTCGGCCTGCTGCACACCGTGCCGGTGGACGTCCTCAAAGTCGACAAATCCTTCGTCGACGACATCACCTCGGCCGGCCGGCACCAGGTGATCGCCCGAGCCCTGATCCAGGTCACCGACGGCCTGGGCCTGACCGCGGTCGCCGAGGGCGTCGAGACGGCCGAGCAGGCGGAGGTGCTGTACGCCCTCGGCTACCGGCTGCTGCAGGGCTACTACTACGGACGCCCGGCCGCCGAACTGCCGCTCGCGGCCAGCGGCAACGCCCACCTGTAA
- a CDS encoding ATP-binding protein: MGRGFGVARRSMLLLALVAVLGLAGTASAALGLWRGEQRMAERAADQQSARVAEAVTDEVRRYSDYLTSLAASVGAQQTLEAGEFAAIAAPIDRANLPGVTGVAYVVAATPAQTAQVQAYWRAHGADGLVLQPGDTDRGQHLFIVLGRSSDARPTPVGRDLTATPAAASAMRAAQQRRTLIMSATYHLIKDRALPAEQQQASFALAAAIHATAPAQDAGEFRGWLLLGLRAGDFLRATVEAVATQASAVQMMDTETDGDVPLVRWDSGRAIGPDDLTRQLSVEVLGRTWELTVEPAARLADHRGLAPHTIAVIVGTVITALLLALTATVTTSRDRAVRRVREATTALRTDIARREEVEQRLRRRETELRGFAGIVAHDLRAPLARITGYAELLATAHLEPDESDMLARLHDGAHRMTALIDDLLGYATADNAELRLAPVDLGKILAEIIHDRDDGRAVFTVGSLPVVNGDAVLLRQVFDNLVGNAVKYCAPDRRPHIDIRSRRDGERWRVEVTDNGIGIPPDQAEAVFTAFTRVDEHRHYPGTGLGLAIVQRIVQRHGGTIGVEPNPEGGSRFWLTLPAVS, translated from the coding sequence GTGGGGCGGGGATTCGGGGTCGCCCGGCGCTCCATGCTGCTCCTGGCGCTGGTCGCGGTTCTCGGGCTGGCCGGCACCGCGTCGGCTGCGCTCGGGCTGTGGCGCGGGGAGCAGCGGATGGCGGAGCGGGCGGCCGATCAGCAGTCGGCGCGGGTCGCCGAGGCCGTCACCGACGAGGTACGCCGCTACAGCGACTACCTGACCAGCCTCGCCGCGTCGGTCGGGGCCCAGCAGACCCTGGAGGCCGGGGAGTTCGCTGCGATCGCCGCCCCCATCGACCGGGCCAACCTGCCCGGGGTGACCGGGGTCGCCTACGTCGTGGCGGCCACCCCGGCGCAGACGGCGCAGGTGCAGGCGTACTGGCGGGCGCACGGCGCGGACGGCCTGGTGCTGCAACCCGGGGACACCGACCGCGGGCAGCACCTGTTCATCGTGCTGGGCCGATCGTCGGACGCCCGGCCCACGCCGGTCGGACGGGACCTGACGGCCACACCGGCAGCGGCCTCCGCGATGCGGGCCGCACAGCAGCGGCGGACGCTGATCATGAGCGCCACCTATCACCTGATCAAGGACCGGGCGTTACCGGCCGAGCAGCAGCAGGCCTCGTTCGCGCTCGCGGCGGCGATCCACGCCACGGCCCCGGCCCAGGACGCCGGCGAGTTCCGGGGCTGGCTGCTGCTCGGGCTGCGGGCCGGGGACTTCCTGCGCGCGACGGTCGAGGCCGTCGCCACGCAGGCTTCCGCCGTACAGATGATGGATACTGAAACCGACGGTGACGTGCCGCTGGTGCGCTGGGACTCGGGGCGCGCGATCGGGCCGGACGATCTCACCCGGCAGCTGAGCGTCGAGGTGCTGGGGCGCACGTGGGAGCTGACCGTCGAACCGGCCGCGCGGCTCGCCGACCATCGAGGGCTCGCCCCGCACACCATCGCCGTGATCGTCGGAACGGTGATCACGGCGCTGCTGCTGGCGCTGACCGCGACGGTGACGACGTCGCGGGACCGGGCGGTGCGCCGGGTCCGGGAGGCCACGACGGCGCTGCGTACCGACATCGCCCGGCGCGAGGAGGTGGAGCAACGCCTGCGGCGCCGGGAGACGGAGCTGCGCGGCTTCGCCGGGATCGTCGCGCACGACCTGCGGGCGCCGCTCGCGCGGATCACCGGGTACGCCGAGCTGCTGGCCACCGCGCACCTGGAACCCGACGAAAGCGACATGCTGGCGCGGCTGCACGACGGCGCCCACCGGATGACCGCGCTCATCGACGACCTGCTCGGCTACGCCACCGCGGACAACGCGGAGCTGCGGCTGGCGCCGGTCGACCTGGGGAAGATCCTCGCCGAGATCATCCACGACCGCGACGACGGCAGGGCGGTCTTCACGGTCGGCTCGCTGCCGGTCGTCAACGGCGACGCCGTGCTGCTCCGGCAGGTGTTCGACAACCTGGTCGGCAACGCGGTGAAGTACTGCGCCCCGGACCGCCGCCCGCACATCGACATCCGGTCCCGGCGCGACGGCGAGCGGTGGCGCGTCGAGGTCACCGACAACGGCATCGGGATCCCGCCGGATCAGGCCGAGGCGGTGTTCACCGCGTTCACCCGGGTCGACGAGCACCGGCACTATCCGGGCACCGGCCTGGGCCTGGCGATCGTCCAGCGGATCGTGCAGCGGCACGGCGGCACGATCGGGGTGGAACCGAACCCTGAGGGTGGCAGCCGGTTCTGGCTCACCCTCCCCGCGGTCAGCTGA